From a single Spongiibacter taiwanensis genomic region:
- a CDS encoding pyrimidine/purine nucleoside phosphorylase produces MIKHNTYFDGAVQSLGYAGAEKPESLGVMAPGDYQFGTDAAERMEVLSGALTVKLPGSDEWQTFSAGQGFDVPASSKFDLKVAQNTAYLCIYG; encoded by the coding sequence ATGATTAAACACAACACCTATTTCGACGGCGCAGTGCAATCTCTGGGATACGCTGGCGCCGAAAAGCCTGAGTCCCTTGGTGTGATGGCACCCGGTGACTACCAGTTTGGCACCGATGCTGCCGAGCGTATGGAAGTGTTAAGCGGCGCGTTGACCGTGAAGCTGCCAGGCAGTGACGAGTGGCAAACCTTTTCTGCCGGCCAGGGTTTTGATGTGCCCGCTTCCAGCAAATTCGATCTTAAGGTTGCGCAAAATACCGCCTACCTCTGCATCTACGGCTGA